A portion of the Sphaerochaeta pleomorpha str. Grapes genome contains these proteins:
- the speA gene encoding biosynthetic arginine decarboxylase, whose amino-acid sequence MEHTRTETWSIEDAAALYRIEEWGNGYFHINADGEVEVRLKDRSPLSSISLLKIAKGLQERGMKLPVLLRFSNILDDRIQHINESFAQAIKDVGYQGCYRGVYPIKVNQQQQVVEEITKYGKQYHHGLETGSKAELIAAQAYIDDPEACIICNGYKDEEYIDLALRGISLGINTVLVIEMPGETEIILERARVLKIKPNIGIRMKPSTVASGHWTDSGGDRSVFGLNTTQVITVVDTLKREGMLDCLKMLHYHLGSQIPNIHDIRIGATEATRFYAGLIHEGAPMGLLDIGGGLAIDYDGSRSNSSNSRNYTTKEYCDDIVEEIMSICKETKIPHPTIISESGRALVSYYSVLLFNILDTNIFWDENQKEEEIPEELLPALDNLLYVREMLNEKNTQECLNDLNYYREEIRNKFLYGTVNMRERAVAEHLYWSIIAAIYKMEAKGAYLSPQIKELEHQLSDIFYGNFSLFQSLPDVWAIDQLFPIMPIHLLDKKPDRKAILSDITCDSEGKIDQFIGRSDHNTTLPLHTPPEDDDYILGVFLVGAYQETLGDLHNLLGDTNVVSITYDEEGKFLLHNELEGDTVADVLSYVEYDPKQLEAKIRTKAERAVQDGLITTQQRRKIISAYTAGLRGYTYYETDQED is encoded by the coding sequence ATGGAACATACACGTACCGAAACTTGGAGTATCGAGGATGCCGCGGCACTCTACCGTATCGAGGAGTGGGGAAATGGTTATTTCCATATAAATGCTGACGGAGAAGTCGAGGTGCGGTTAAAGGACAGGTCCCCTTTGTCTTCCATCAGCCTTTTGAAAATAGCCAAAGGCTTGCAGGAACGGGGGATGAAACTCCCTGTTTTACTCAGGTTCAGCAATATTCTCGATGACAGGATCCAACATATCAATGAAAGCTTTGCACAGGCCATCAAGGATGTTGGTTATCAGGGATGCTACCGGGGAGTCTATCCCATTAAAGTCAACCAACAGCAACAAGTTGTAGAAGAAATAACAAAATACGGAAAGCAGTACCATCATGGGCTGGAGACGGGGAGCAAGGCTGAACTCATTGCCGCTCAGGCCTATATTGATGATCCTGAGGCATGTATCATCTGCAACGGCTACAAGGACGAGGAGTATATCGATTTGGCCCTTCGCGGGATTTCCTTGGGGATCAATACCGTCTTGGTCATTGAAATGCCAGGTGAAACCGAGATAATCCTTGAACGTGCCCGCGTACTGAAGATCAAACCAAATATCGGTATCCGCATGAAGCCCTCAACGGTAGCCAGCGGACACTGGACAGACTCCGGTGGAGACCGCAGCGTGTTTGGACTGAATACCACCCAGGTCATTACTGTCGTAGATACCTTGAAACGGGAAGGGATGCTTGATTGTCTCAAGATGTTGCATTATCACCTTGGCTCCCAGATTCCCAATATCCATGATATCCGTATAGGTGCTACCGAGGCTACCCGATTCTACGCCGGGTTGATCCACGAGGGTGCACCCATGGGACTTTTGGATATAGGCGGGGGGCTTGCCATCGACTACGACGGGAGCAGGAGCAATTCAAGCAACAGTCGAAACTATACGACCAAAGAGTATTGCGATGACATAGTGGAAGAAATAATGTCCATCTGCAAAGAAACCAAAATTCCTCACCCTACTATTATTAGTGAATCGGGTCGAGCTTTGGTCTCCTATTACTCTGTCTTGCTTTTCAACATTCTCGACACCAATATTTTCTGGGATGAAAACCAAAAGGAAGAGGAAATTCCCGAGGAACTGCTTCCAGCTTTGGACAACCTGCTCTATGTCAGGGAAATGCTCAATGAAAAGAATACGCAAGAATGTCTCAACGACTTGAACTACTATCGTGAGGAAATTCGTAACAAATTCCTGTATGGTACGGTCAATATGCGGGAAAGGGCAGTTGCTGAACATCTCTATTGGTCGATTATTGCAGCTATCTACAAAATGGAAGCAAAAGGAGCATATCTTTCGCCTCAGATTAAAGAACTGGAGCATCAGCTGTCTGATATTTTCTATGGTAATTTCAGCCTGTTCCAGTCTTTGCCGGATGTATGGGCCATTGACCAGCTTTTCCCGATCATGCCGATTCACCTATTGGATAAAAAACCTGATAGAAAGGCAATCCTTTCTGATATTACCTGTGATAGCGAAGGAAAAATAGACCAGTTCATCGGAAGAAGCGACCACAACACAACCTTGCCTCTCCATACGCCTCCAGAAGATGATGATTATATTTTGGGGGTATTCCTGGTGGGTGCCTATCAGGAAACGTTGGGAGACCTTCACAACCTCCTTGGTGATACCAATGTGGTGAGCATAACCTATGATGAAGAGGGGAAGTTCTTGCTTCATAATGAACTTGAGGGTGATACTGTGGCAGATGTACTGAGTTATGTTGAATATGACCCCAAACAGCTTGAAGCAAAGATTCGTACGAAAGCGGAACGTGCCGTACAGGATGGCCTGATCACAACCCAGCAGCGAAGGAAGATTATTTCCGCATATACTGCAGGCTTGAGAGGCTATACCTATTATGAAACCGACCAGGAGGACTGA
- the prs gene encoding ribose-phosphate diphosphokinase, whose product MSIIKPHKLGVIAGPGSEYFTSKVVKHLRRLYLERYEKLSASMAKRHGMSEEEILKAVTFLDDLNNKKIPRSKCPASFQCPDFSIRVKYTRFANGEEKAEILDAVRGLRVFIVYDLSNMEPVKVAGSDEPIHLSVNDHLMFLLTTINAIQLAGAESVTLVLPTYPYARQHKKSGREALTAAMFGRICEMLGVERIITLDIHSREIENSFSNLHLENLHGSYQTLIALHKLIDFSDPDLVVVAPDTGAISRNKFYAQSLHRPLAMLYKERDYSIVSKDAKHSNIKSINLLGDVHGKTVLIADDMIATGGTMILAMRELMNLGAKKIICMVSLPMFNGNAVEAFDAAYKEGVFFRIIGTNAVYHGHDLLDKEWYVQADITELFARVISRLHHGRSISPLLDNRKFIQILIDNSQANPQARVPGASAMDPDRD is encoded by the coding sequence ATGAGCATCATCAAACCACATAAGCTCGGGGTTATCGCAGGTCCCGGATCAGAGTATTTTACCAGCAAAGTTGTAAAACATTTGCGCCGTCTTTACCTCGAACGATATGAAAAGCTCTCTGCCTCAATGGCTAAAAGGCATGGAATGTCTGAGGAAGAGATTCTGAAGGCAGTGACATTTCTGGATGATTTGAACAACAAGAAAATTCCCAGAAGCAAATGTCCCGCTTCCTTCCAGTGCCCCGATTTTTCCATCAGGGTCAAATATACAAGGTTTGCCAATGGTGAGGAAAAGGCTGAGATCCTTGATGCTGTCAGAGGCCTACGCGTATTTATCGTGTATGATCTCTCCAATATGGAGCCGGTCAAGGTCGCAGGTTCCGACGAACCGATTCATCTTTCGGTCAATGACCACTTGATGTTCCTTTTGACTACGATCAATGCCATCCAGCTTGCAGGTGCTGAAAGCGTAACCTTGGTGCTTCCGACCTATCCGTATGCACGCCAGCACAAGAAATCCGGTCGTGAAGCCCTCACTGCTGCTATGTTTGGCCGTATTTGTGAGATGCTCGGGGTCGAACGTATCATTACCCTCGATATCCATAGCCGGGAGATTGAAAACAGTTTCTCGAACCTACATCTTGAGAACCTTCATGGTTCCTACCAGACACTCATTGCCCTGCACAAGCTGATTGATTTCAGTGACCCTGACTTGGTCGTGGTTGCCCCCGATACCGGGGCTATCAGCAGGAATAAATTCTATGCCCAGTCATTGCATAGGCCTCTGGCAATGTTATACAAAGAACGTGACTATTCGATTGTCAGCAAGGATGCAAAGCATTCCAATATAAAGAGCATCAACCTTCTTGGTGATGTGCATGGAAAAACTGTTCTGATTGCAGATGACATGATTGCTACCGGTGGTACCATGATCCTCGCCATGCGTGAGCTGATGAACCTCGGTGCCAAAAAGATTATCTGTATGGTAAGCCTCCCTATGTTCAATGGCAACGCAGTCGAGGCTTTCGATGCTGCCTATAAGGAAGGGGTTTTCTTCCGTATTATCGGTACCAATGCAGTGTACCATGGGCATGACCTACTGGATAAAGAATGGTATGTCCAGGCTGATATAACTGAATTGTTTGCAAGGGTAATTAGCAGACTTCACCATGGCCGTTCGATTAGCCCGTTGCTGGATAACCGTAAGTTCATCCAGATCCTTATCGACAACAGCCAGGCAAATCCACAAGCTAGGGTCCCGGGTGCCAGCGCTATGGACCCGGACCGCGACTAA
- a CDS encoding pyridoxal phosphate-dependent aminotransferase, with the protein MRMSNRISGFQCSPIRRLSPFAREAVQRGIRVYPLNIGQPDIKTPSQVIDAVHNYDEPIIAYGNSEGRQELRDALPAYYKKYGLDVKSEDILITTGGSEALQFAFMTLCDPYDEIIIPEPYYTNVSSFANIAMVSLVPVTSKLEDGFALPDISEFEKKITRKTGAILLCSPNNPTGYIYSAEELTQLLKLVKKHDIFLIVDEVYREFCYDGKSFSSVLAFPEYADRVICVDSFSKRYSMCGARVGALISKNKNVLESALKLAQARLCPPDIEQVAARAALDTDDSYLVEVKAEYEKRRDFIVEGLQQIDGVKCSCPKGAFYLVAELPVDDAERFAVFMLKDFNLDGETVMVAPCEDFYVTKGIGRRQVRIAYVLNTHDLARAVRCIDAGLQAYRRDVLKETI; encoded by the coding sequence ATGAGAATGTCCAACCGTATTTCAGGATTTCAATGTTCCCCTATCAGACGTCTTTCCCCCTTTGCCCGCGAAGCGGTACAGAGGGGAATCAGAGTATACCCATTGAATATCGGTCAGCCCGATATCAAGACACCTTCCCAGGTTATCGATGCTGTCCACAACTATGATGAACCAATCATTGCCTATGGAAACAGCGAAGGTCGCCAGGAACTTCGTGATGCGTTGCCTGCCTATTACAAAAAATATGGCCTGGATGTGAAAAGCGAGGATATCCTTATCACTACCGGAGGCAGCGAAGCCTTGCAGTTTGCTTTCATGACGTTATGCGATCCGTATGATGAGATAATCATCCCCGAGCCTTATTACACGAACGTTTCTTCCTTTGCAAATATTGCCATGGTAAGTCTGGTACCGGTTACCAGTAAGTTAGAGGATGGTTTTGCCCTTCCCGATATCTCGGAATTCGAGAAGAAAATTACCAGGAAGACCGGGGCTATACTTCTCTGCAGCCCGAACAACCCTACTGGGTATATCTATTCTGCTGAGGAGTTGACCCAGCTTTTGAAACTGGTCAAGAAGCATGACATCTTTTTGATCGTTGACGAAGTCTATCGGGAGTTCTGTTACGATGGGAAAAGTTTCTCCAGTGTCTTGGCATTTCCTGAGTACGCAGATAGGGTAATCTGTGTTGACAGCTTCTCCAAGCGGTATAGTATGTGCGGAGCCCGTGTTGGCGCCTTGATCAGCAAAAATAAAAATGTGCTGGAAAGCGCGCTTAAACTTGCCCAGGCAAGGCTTTGTCCTCCCGATATCGAGCAGGTAGCTGCTCGGGCAGCCCTTGATACCGATGATTCCTACTTGGTGGAAGTCAAGGCCGAATATGAAAAACGCAGGGACTTCATCGTTGAGGGCCTACAGCAAATCGACGGGGTGAAATGTAGTTGCCCCAAGGGTGCTTTTTATCTGGTAGCCGAGCTCCCGGTAGATGACGCAGAGCGTTTTGCCGTGTTCATGCTCAAGGATTTCAACCTAGATGGAGAAACGGTGATGGTTGCTCCCTGCGAGGATTTCTATGTAACCAAAGGCATCGGTCGAAGACAGGTCCGCATTGCCTATGTTCTGAATACCCACGATCTTGCTAGGGCTGTCAGGTGCATTGATGCAGGCCTGCAAGCTTATCGCAGGGATGTCTTGAAAGAAACTATCTGA